A genomic segment from Amygdalobacter nucleatus encodes:
- the hpf gene encoding ribosome hibernation-promoting factor, HPF/YfiA family, whose amino-acid sequence MKFSLKGINVKISDRMKEHCTKKIAKLERSLSAQDQLEAKFTAVNNSVTCELTLKIAGHFYRTEANVTDAVVAFDQALDLMERKLRKHKTRILKLHHNSEGLKRFYATMAEDFAKEEDADTPKISKHKQFHIDAMDEEEALLQMQLLGHSFFAYLNADSGKVNIIYARKQGEYGILELDY is encoded by the coding sequence ATGAAGTTTAGTCTCAAGGGTATTAATGTTAAAATCAGTGATCGCATGAAGGAACATTGTACGAAGAAGATTGCTAAACTTGAGCGCAGCTTATCAGCGCAAGATCAGTTGGAAGCTAAGTTTACAGCTGTTAATAACAGTGTGACATGTGAGTTGACGCTCAAAATTGCAGGCCATTTTTATCGTACAGAGGCTAATGTTACAGATGCAGTTGTCGCTTTTGACCAAGCTTTAGATTTAATGGAACGCAAGTTACGTAAACACAAAACACGCATCTTGAAGCTCCATCATAATAGCGAGGGATTGAAACGCTTCTATGCAACTATGGCTGAGGATTTTGCCAAAGAGGAAGATGCAGATACTCCTAAGATAAGTAAACATAAGCAATTCCATATCGATGCAATGGATGAAGAGGAAGCTTTATTACAGATGCAGTTACTTGGTCATAGCTTCTTTGCTTATTTGAATGCTGATAGCGGCAAGGTGAATATTATCTATGCCCGTAAGCAAGGTGAGTATGGCATCTTAGAGTTGGATTATTGA